One genomic segment of [Phormidium] sp. ETS-05 includes these proteins:
- a CDS encoding helix-turn-helix transcriptional regulator has protein sequence MPIVCRLRDMMAQKELKQFEVAIATKLSPTIIGNLYHNQFRRIDCKTAERLCRFFGCEFGQLFELIEDSEVPPPASTQFHRPTHF, from the coding sequence ATGCCTATTGTATGCAGACTGCGTGACATGATGGCCCAGAAGGAACTCAAGCAGTTTGAGGTGGCGATCGCCACGAAACTGAGTCCCACCATCATTGGGAACCTCTATCACAACCAGTTTCGGCGCATTGACTGCAAGACAGCGGAAAGGCTGTGCCGGTTTTTCGGCTGTGAATTCGGCCAGTTGTTTGAACTGATCGAAGACTCAGAGGTGCCACCCCCCGCATCAACCCAGTTCCACAGGCCGACACATTTTTAA